One region of Brachyhypopomus gauderio isolate BG-103 chromosome 9, BGAUD_0.2, whole genome shotgun sequence genomic DNA includes:
- the armh4 gene encoding uncharacterized protein armh4 isoform X4, which translates to MLHCETFKVLLLAEICLYTWGAPLGSTSLPQARHSDRTEQGSRQTTGHLAGLHNGKLCMISQMQLHSSLRLPEWQEPGRIAEVLPSAKHQEEDAVTEVAVRQSRHVDQVHARAQPYAQYQDASAESIDESSPEDKNMSLSSATPSESTAAVDHSLEPGDVNPMRKLVRLVSTSTSVAGQINLQKYTGQSEKPSKQLLGVNTDRPAQTQVELGRSDNLRPGSLFHSNVEENNTLPVSFQPLTTAPSQEQEELMVNIKENISAKLNPKHWIGVSTEPQFFNQSPLAIGPVITSLTTSGSSNGQTRGATGYNERVAEDSLFTASEVQDKARRFLQPDLTHISRLADLQDTWTESGHLQRVEEASILPLSQEVGPEATMSSEDLPLIFAPFDDVTPPRSSALAFELTVAMAPVTGMRGEGELEQAVSMNADHTPSDASLLGPSDWPSPWQMSGAENSDALITSQMPINKPFSEEDPEHSDKTENLQKDEDKEDEDVEDSEEEEEEIGEDLSEAPAHTPTRSSYSLIPPPPIWGHQNQGLMRSWVELIREKAGYVSGMLAPVGIGIAGALLIVGALYGIRMIHRKRRNSFKHQRRKQPREVRNGPDQAMLLADSSEDEL; encoded by the exons ATGCTGCATTGTGAAACTTTCAAAGTTCTCTTGTTGGCTGAGATCTGTCTCTATACATGGGGCGCCCCCTTAGGGAGCACCTCCTTGCCACAGGCAAGGCACAGTGACAGAACAGAACAAGGATCCAGACAGACCACTGGACATCTTGCAGGCCTACATAATGGCAAGCTGTGTATGATTTCGCAAATGCAACTGCATTCATCTCTCCGACTACCGGAATGGCAGGAACCAGGAAGAATCGCAGAGGTCTTACCCAGTGCAAAACACCAAGAGGAGGATGCAGTGACGGAAGTAGCAGTCAGACAGAGTAGACATGTGGACCAAGTTCATGCAAGGGCTCAGCCGTATGCACAATACCAGGATGCTTCTGCTGAGTCGATTGATGAAAGCTCACCTGAGGACAAGAACATGAGCCTTTCATCTGCAACTCCTTCTGAATCCACAGCTGCTGTGGACCATTCATTGGAACCTGGAGATGTAAATCCAATGAGAAAATTGGTTCGTTTGGTCAGTACTTCCACATCTGTAGCCGGTCAGATCAACCTACAGAAATATACCGGACAGTCTGAAAAGCCATCTAAACAGCTTCTTGGTGTCAATACTGACAGACCTGCACAGACACAAGTTGAGCTGGGGCGCAGTGACAATCTGAGGCCAGGGAGCTTGTTTCACAGCAATGTTGAGGAAAATAACACTCTTCCAGTGAGCTTTCAGCCTCTGACCACTGCACCTTCTCAGGAACAGGAAGAACTGATGGTAAATATCAAGGAGAACATATCTGCCAAGCTAAATCCAAAGCACTGGATAGGAGTCTCGACAGAACCCCAATTCTTTAATCAGTCTCCCTTGGCCATTGGTCCTGTCATTACTTCTCTAACAACATCAGGCTCTTCCAATGGACAGACTAGAGGGGCTACAGGATACAATGAGAGAGTAGCAGAAGACAGTCTCTTTACAGCCTCAGAGGTCCAGGATAAAGCACGTCGATTCTTGCAGCCAGACCTGACCCACATCTCCAGACTGGCGGATCTCCAAGACACCTGGACTGAGTCAGGCCATTTGCAACGAG TGGAAGAAGCAAGCATCTTGCCCTTGTCACAGGAGGTGGGCCCAGAGGCAACCATGTCTTCTGAGGACCTGCCTTTGATATTTGCGCCATTCGATGATGTCACCCCCCCCAGGAGCTCCGCACTGGCATTTGAGCTGACTGTCGCCATGGCACCAGTGACAGGGATGCGTGGAGAGGGAGAGCTTGAGCAAGCAGTGTCCATGAATGCGGACCACACTCCATCTGATGCCTCTCTCCTGGGACCGTCTGATTGGCCATCGCCATGGCAGATGTCTGGTGCAGAGAATTCGGATGCTCTTATAACATCTCAAATGCCGATCAACAAACCTTTCTCTGAAGAAGACCCGGAGCATAGTGACAAGACAGAGAACCTACAGA AGGATGAGGACAAAGAGGATGAAGATGTAGAGGactctgaggaagaggaagaggagattgGGGAGGACCTAAGTGAGGCCCCTGCCCACACTCCTACACGCTCTTCTTACAGCCTTATCCCCCCGCCCCCAATCTGGGGGCATCAGAACCAAGGCCTTA TGCGCAGCTGGGTTGAACTTATAAGAGAAAAG GCTGGCTATGTCTCCGGTATGCTGGCACCTGTTGGCATCGGTATAGCTGGCGCACTACTTATTGTTGGTGCGCTTTACGGCATCAGGATGATCCATCGCAAAAGACGCAACAGCTTCAAACACCAGAGGAGAAAG CAGCCAAGAGAAGTGAGGAATGGACCAGACCAAGCAATGCTATTGGCTGACAGCTCAGAGGATGAACTCTGA
- the armh4 gene encoding uncharacterized protein armh4 isoform X5, with protein MLHCETFKVLLLAEICLYTWGAPLGSTSLPQARHSDRTEQGSRQTTGHLAGLHNGKLCMISQMQLHSSLRLPEWQEPGRIAEVLPSAKHQEEDAVTEVAVRQSRHVDQVHARAQPYAQYQDASAESIDESSPEDKNMSLSSATPSESTAAVDHSLEPGDVNPMRKLVRLVSTSTSVAGQINLQKYTGQSEKPSKQLLGVNTDRPAQTQVELGRSDNLRPGSLFHSNVEENNTLPVSFQPLTTAPSQEQEELMVNIKENISAKLNPKHWIGVSTEPQFFNQSPLAIGPVITSLTTSGSSNGQTRGATGYNERVAEDSLFTASEVQDKARRFLQPDLTHISRLADLQDTWTESGHLQRVEEASILPLSQEVGPEATMSSEDLPLIFAPFDDVTPPRSSALAFELTVAMAPVTGMRGEGELEQAVSMNADHTPSDASLLGPSDWPSPWQMSGAENSDALITSQMPINKPFSEEDPEHSDKTENLQKDEDKEDEDVEDSEEEEEEIGEDLMRSWVELIREKAGYVSGMLAPVGIGIAGALLIVGALYGIRMIHRKRRNSFKHQRRKQPREVRNGPDQAMLLADSSEDEL; from the exons ATGCTGCATTGTGAAACTTTCAAAGTTCTCTTGTTGGCTGAGATCTGTCTCTATACATGGGGCGCCCCCTTAGGGAGCACCTCCTTGCCACAGGCAAGGCACAGTGACAGAACAGAACAAGGATCCAGACAGACCACTGGACATCTTGCAGGCCTACATAATGGCAAGCTGTGTATGATTTCGCAAATGCAACTGCATTCATCTCTCCGACTACCGGAATGGCAGGAACCAGGAAGAATCGCAGAGGTCTTACCCAGTGCAAAACACCAAGAGGAGGATGCAGTGACGGAAGTAGCAGTCAGACAGAGTAGACATGTGGACCAAGTTCATGCAAGGGCTCAGCCGTATGCACAATACCAGGATGCTTCTGCTGAGTCGATTGATGAAAGCTCACCTGAGGACAAGAACATGAGCCTTTCATCTGCAACTCCTTCTGAATCCACAGCTGCTGTGGACCATTCATTGGAACCTGGAGATGTAAATCCAATGAGAAAATTGGTTCGTTTGGTCAGTACTTCCACATCTGTAGCCGGTCAGATCAACCTACAGAAATATACCGGACAGTCTGAAAAGCCATCTAAACAGCTTCTTGGTGTCAATACTGACAGACCTGCACAGACACAAGTTGAGCTGGGGCGCAGTGACAATCTGAGGCCAGGGAGCTTGTTTCACAGCAATGTTGAGGAAAATAACACTCTTCCAGTGAGCTTTCAGCCTCTGACCACTGCACCTTCTCAGGAACAGGAAGAACTGATGGTAAATATCAAGGAGAACATATCTGCCAAGCTAAATCCAAAGCACTGGATAGGAGTCTCGACAGAACCCCAATTCTTTAATCAGTCTCCCTTGGCCATTGGTCCTGTCATTACTTCTCTAACAACATCAGGCTCTTCCAATGGACAGACTAGAGGGGCTACAGGATACAATGAGAGAGTAGCAGAAGACAGTCTCTTTACAGCCTCAGAGGTCCAGGATAAAGCACGTCGATTCTTGCAGCCAGACCTGACCCACATCTCCAGACTGGCGGATCTCCAAGACACCTGGACTGAGTCAGGCCATTTGCAACGAG TGGAAGAAGCAAGCATCTTGCCCTTGTCACAGGAGGTGGGCCCAGAGGCAACCATGTCTTCTGAGGACCTGCCTTTGATATTTGCGCCATTCGATGATGTCACCCCCCCCAGGAGCTCCGCACTGGCATTTGAGCTGACTGTCGCCATGGCACCAGTGACAGGGATGCGTGGAGAGGGAGAGCTTGAGCAAGCAGTGTCCATGAATGCGGACCACACTCCATCTGATGCCTCTCTCCTGGGACCGTCTGATTGGCCATCGCCATGGCAGATGTCTGGTGCAGAGAATTCGGATGCTCTTATAACATCTCAAATGCCGATCAACAAACCTTTCTCTGAAGAAGACCCGGAGCATAGTGACAAGACAGAGAACCTACAGA AGGATGAGGACAAAGAGGATGAAGATGTAGAGGactctgaggaagaggaagaggagattgGGGAGGACCTAA TGCGCAGCTGGGTTGAACTTATAAGAGAAAAG GCTGGCTATGTCTCCGGTATGCTGGCACCTGTTGGCATCGGTATAGCTGGCGCACTACTTATTGTTGGTGCGCTTTACGGCATCAGGATGATCCATCGCAAAAGACGCAACAGCTTCAAACACCAGAGGAGAAAG CAGCCAAGAGAAGTGAGGAATGGACCAGACCAAGCAATGCTATTGGCTGACAGCTCAGAGGATGAACTCTGA
- the armh4 gene encoding uncharacterized protein armh4 isoform X1 produces the protein MLHCETFKVLLLAEICLYTWGAPLGSTSLPQARHSDRTEQGSRQTTGHLAGLHNGKLCMISQMQLHSSLRLPEWQEPGRIAEVLPSAKHQEEDAVTEVAVRQSRHVDQVHARAQPYAQYQDASAESIDESSPEDKNMSLSSATPSESTAAVDHSLEPGDVNPMRKLVRLVSTSTSVAGQINLQKYTGQSEKPSKQLLGVNTDRPAQTQVELGRSDNLRPGSLFHSNVEENNTLPVSFQPLTTAPSQEQEELMVNIKENISAKLNPKHWIGVSTEPQFFNQSPLAIGPVITSLTTSGSSNGQTRGATGYNERVAEDSLFTASEVQDKARRFLQPDLTHISRLADLQDTWTESGHLQRVEEASILPLSQEVGPEATMSSEDLPLIFAPFDDVTPPRSSALAFELTVAMAPVTGMRGEGELEQAVSMNADHTPSDASLLGPSDWPSPWQMSGAENSDALITSQMPINKPFSEEDPEHSDKTENLQNVIPTTMGSLPLSSSHAFTQQITDTEPTHLPELKPNSQLEELQSEEDEDKEDEDVEDSEEEEEEIGEDLSEAPAHTPTRSSYSLIPPPPIWGHQNQGLMRSWVELIREKAGYVSGMLAPVGIGIAGALLIVGALYGIRMIHRKRRNSFKHQRRKQPREVRNGPDQAMLLADSSEDEL, from the exons ATGCTGCATTGTGAAACTTTCAAAGTTCTCTTGTTGGCTGAGATCTGTCTCTATACATGGGGCGCCCCCTTAGGGAGCACCTCCTTGCCACAGGCAAGGCACAGTGACAGAACAGAACAAGGATCCAGACAGACCACTGGACATCTTGCAGGCCTACATAATGGCAAGCTGTGTATGATTTCGCAAATGCAACTGCATTCATCTCTCCGACTACCGGAATGGCAGGAACCAGGAAGAATCGCAGAGGTCTTACCCAGTGCAAAACACCAAGAGGAGGATGCAGTGACGGAAGTAGCAGTCAGACAGAGTAGACATGTGGACCAAGTTCATGCAAGGGCTCAGCCGTATGCACAATACCAGGATGCTTCTGCTGAGTCGATTGATGAAAGCTCACCTGAGGACAAGAACATGAGCCTTTCATCTGCAACTCCTTCTGAATCCACAGCTGCTGTGGACCATTCATTGGAACCTGGAGATGTAAATCCAATGAGAAAATTGGTTCGTTTGGTCAGTACTTCCACATCTGTAGCCGGTCAGATCAACCTACAGAAATATACCGGACAGTCTGAAAAGCCATCTAAACAGCTTCTTGGTGTCAATACTGACAGACCTGCACAGACACAAGTTGAGCTGGGGCGCAGTGACAATCTGAGGCCAGGGAGCTTGTTTCACAGCAATGTTGAGGAAAATAACACTCTTCCAGTGAGCTTTCAGCCTCTGACCACTGCACCTTCTCAGGAACAGGAAGAACTGATGGTAAATATCAAGGAGAACATATCTGCCAAGCTAAATCCAAAGCACTGGATAGGAGTCTCGACAGAACCCCAATTCTTTAATCAGTCTCCCTTGGCCATTGGTCCTGTCATTACTTCTCTAACAACATCAGGCTCTTCCAATGGACAGACTAGAGGGGCTACAGGATACAATGAGAGAGTAGCAGAAGACAGTCTCTTTACAGCCTCAGAGGTCCAGGATAAAGCACGTCGATTCTTGCAGCCAGACCTGACCCACATCTCCAGACTGGCGGATCTCCAAGACACCTGGACTGAGTCAGGCCATTTGCAACGAG TGGAAGAAGCAAGCATCTTGCCCTTGTCACAGGAGGTGGGCCCAGAGGCAACCATGTCTTCTGAGGACCTGCCTTTGATATTTGCGCCATTCGATGATGTCACCCCCCCCAGGAGCTCCGCACTGGCATTTGAGCTGACTGTCGCCATGGCACCAGTGACAGGGATGCGTGGAGAGGGAGAGCTTGAGCAAGCAGTGTCCATGAATGCGGACCACACTCCATCTGATGCCTCTCTCCTGGGACCGTCTGATTGGCCATCGCCATGGCAGATGTCTGGTGCAGAGAATTCGGATGCTCTTATAACATCTCAAATGCCGATCAACAAACCTTTCTCTGAAGAAGACCCGGAGCATAGTGACAAGACAGAGAACCTACAGA ATGTCATCCCGACTACTATGGGATCACTTCCATTGTCATCTTCACACGCCTTCACTCAGCAAATTACAGACACTGAACCAACTCACTTACCAGAATTAAAACCAAATTCACAACTAGAAGAACTACAGTCTGAAG AGGATGAGGACAAAGAGGATGAAGATGTAGAGGactctgaggaagaggaagaggagattgGGGAGGACCTAAGTGAGGCCCCTGCCCACACTCCTACACGCTCTTCTTACAGCCTTATCCCCCCGCCCCCAATCTGGGGGCATCAGAACCAAGGCCTTA TGCGCAGCTGGGTTGAACTTATAAGAGAAAAG GCTGGCTATGTCTCCGGTATGCTGGCACCTGTTGGCATCGGTATAGCTGGCGCACTACTTATTGTTGGTGCGCTTTACGGCATCAGGATGATCCATCGCAAAAGACGCAACAGCTTCAAACACCAGAGGAGAAAG CAGCCAAGAGAAGTGAGGAATGGACCAGACCAAGCAATGCTATTGGCTGACAGCTCAGAGGATGAACTCTGA
- the armh4 gene encoding uncharacterized protein armh4 isoform X2, protein MLHCETFKVLLLAEICLYTWGAPLGSTSLPQARHSDRTEQGSRQTTGHLAGLHNGKLCMISQMQLHSSLRLPEWQEPGRIAEVLPSAKHQEEDAVTEVAVRQSRHVDQVHARAQPYAQYQDASAESIDESSPEDKNMSLSSATPSESTAAVDHSLEPGDVNPMRKLVRLVSTSTSVAGQINLQKYTGQSEKPSKQLLGVNTDRPAQTQVELGRSDNLRPGSLFHSNVEENNTLPVSFQPLTTAPSQEQEELMVNIKENISAKLNPKHWIGVSTEPQFFNQSPLAIGPVITSLTTSGSSNGQTRGATGYNERVAEDSLFTASEVQDKARRFLQPDLTHISRLADLQDTWTESGHLQRVEEASILPLSQEVGPEATMSSEDLPLIFAPFDDVTPPRSSALAFELTVAMAPVTGMRGEGELEQAVSMNADHTPSDASLLGPSDWPSPWQMSGAENSDALITSQMPINKPFSEEDPEHSDKTENLQNVIPTTMGSLPLSSSHAFTQQITDTEPTHLPELKPNSQLEELQSEEDEDKEDEDVEDSEEEEEEIGEDLSEAPAHTPTRSSYSLIPPPPIWGHQNQGLMRSWVELIREKAGYVSGMLAPVGIGIAGALLIVGALYGIRMIHRKRRNSFKHQRRKPREVRNGPDQAMLLADSSEDEL, encoded by the exons ATGCTGCATTGTGAAACTTTCAAAGTTCTCTTGTTGGCTGAGATCTGTCTCTATACATGGGGCGCCCCCTTAGGGAGCACCTCCTTGCCACAGGCAAGGCACAGTGACAGAACAGAACAAGGATCCAGACAGACCACTGGACATCTTGCAGGCCTACATAATGGCAAGCTGTGTATGATTTCGCAAATGCAACTGCATTCATCTCTCCGACTACCGGAATGGCAGGAACCAGGAAGAATCGCAGAGGTCTTACCCAGTGCAAAACACCAAGAGGAGGATGCAGTGACGGAAGTAGCAGTCAGACAGAGTAGACATGTGGACCAAGTTCATGCAAGGGCTCAGCCGTATGCACAATACCAGGATGCTTCTGCTGAGTCGATTGATGAAAGCTCACCTGAGGACAAGAACATGAGCCTTTCATCTGCAACTCCTTCTGAATCCACAGCTGCTGTGGACCATTCATTGGAACCTGGAGATGTAAATCCAATGAGAAAATTGGTTCGTTTGGTCAGTACTTCCACATCTGTAGCCGGTCAGATCAACCTACAGAAATATACCGGACAGTCTGAAAAGCCATCTAAACAGCTTCTTGGTGTCAATACTGACAGACCTGCACAGACACAAGTTGAGCTGGGGCGCAGTGACAATCTGAGGCCAGGGAGCTTGTTTCACAGCAATGTTGAGGAAAATAACACTCTTCCAGTGAGCTTTCAGCCTCTGACCACTGCACCTTCTCAGGAACAGGAAGAACTGATGGTAAATATCAAGGAGAACATATCTGCCAAGCTAAATCCAAAGCACTGGATAGGAGTCTCGACAGAACCCCAATTCTTTAATCAGTCTCCCTTGGCCATTGGTCCTGTCATTACTTCTCTAACAACATCAGGCTCTTCCAATGGACAGACTAGAGGGGCTACAGGATACAATGAGAGAGTAGCAGAAGACAGTCTCTTTACAGCCTCAGAGGTCCAGGATAAAGCACGTCGATTCTTGCAGCCAGACCTGACCCACATCTCCAGACTGGCGGATCTCCAAGACACCTGGACTGAGTCAGGCCATTTGCAACGAG TGGAAGAAGCAAGCATCTTGCCCTTGTCACAGGAGGTGGGCCCAGAGGCAACCATGTCTTCTGAGGACCTGCCTTTGATATTTGCGCCATTCGATGATGTCACCCCCCCCAGGAGCTCCGCACTGGCATTTGAGCTGACTGTCGCCATGGCACCAGTGACAGGGATGCGTGGAGAGGGAGAGCTTGAGCAAGCAGTGTCCATGAATGCGGACCACACTCCATCTGATGCCTCTCTCCTGGGACCGTCTGATTGGCCATCGCCATGGCAGATGTCTGGTGCAGAGAATTCGGATGCTCTTATAACATCTCAAATGCCGATCAACAAACCTTTCTCTGAAGAAGACCCGGAGCATAGTGACAAGACAGAGAACCTACAGA ATGTCATCCCGACTACTATGGGATCACTTCCATTGTCATCTTCACACGCCTTCACTCAGCAAATTACAGACACTGAACCAACTCACTTACCAGAATTAAAACCAAATTCACAACTAGAAGAACTACAGTCTGAAG AGGATGAGGACAAAGAGGATGAAGATGTAGAGGactctgaggaagaggaagaggagattgGGGAGGACCTAAGTGAGGCCCCTGCCCACACTCCTACACGCTCTTCTTACAGCCTTATCCCCCCGCCCCCAATCTGGGGGCATCAGAACCAAGGCCTTA TGCGCAGCTGGGTTGAACTTATAAGAGAAAAG GCTGGCTATGTCTCCGGTATGCTGGCACCTGTTGGCATCGGTATAGCTGGCGCACTACTTATTGTTGGTGCGCTTTACGGCATCAGGATGATCCATCGCAAAAGACGCAACAGCTTCAAACACCAGAGGAGAAAG CCAAGAGAAGTGAGGAATGGACCAGACCAAGCAATGCTATTGGCTGACAGCTCAGAGGATGAACTCTGA
- the armh4 gene encoding uncharacterized protein armh4 isoform X3, producing MLHCETFKVLLLAEICLYTWGAPLGSTSLPQARHSDRTEQGSRQTTGHLAGLHNGKLCMISQMQLHSSLRLPEWQEPGRIAEVLPSAKHQEEDAVTEVAVRQSRHVDQVHARAQPYAQYQDASAESIDESSPEDKNMSLSSATPSESTAAVDHSLEPGDVNPMRKLVRLVSTSTSVAGQINLQKYTGQSEKPSKQLLGVNTDRPAQTQVELGRSDNLRPGSLFHSNVEENNTLPVSFQPLTTAPSQEQEELMVNIKENISAKLNPKHWIGVSTEPQFFNQSPLAIGPVITSLTTSGSSNGQTRGATGYNERVAEDSLFTASEVQDKARRFLQPDLTHISRLADLQDTWTESGHLQRVEEASILPLSQEVGPEATMSSEDLPLIFAPFDDVTPPRSSALAFELTVAMAPVTGMRGEGELEQAVSMNADHTPSDASLLGPSDWPSPWQMSGAENSDALITSQMPINKPFSEEDPEHSDKTENLQNVIPTTMGSLPLSSSHAFTQQITDTEPTHLPELKPNSQLEELQSEEDEDKEDEDVEDSEEEEEEIGEDLMRSWVELIREKAGYVSGMLAPVGIGIAGALLIVGALYGIRMIHRKRRNSFKHQRRKQPREVRNGPDQAMLLADSSEDEL from the exons ATGCTGCATTGTGAAACTTTCAAAGTTCTCTTGTTGGCTGAGATCTGTCTCTATACATGGGGCGCCCCCTTAGGGAGCACCTCCTTGCCACAGGCAAGGCACAGTGACAGAACAGAACAAGGATCCAGACAGACCACTGGACATCTTGCAGGCCTACATAATGGCAAGCTGTGTATGATTTCGCAAATGCAACTGCATTCATCTCTCCGACTACCGGAATGGCAGGAACCAGGAAGAATCGCAGAGGTCTTACCCAGTGCAAAACACCAAGAGGAGGATGCAGTGACGGAAGTAGCAGTCAGACAGAGTAGACATGTGGACCAAGTTCATGCAAGGGCTCAGCCGTATGCACAATACCAGGATGCTTCTGCTGAGTCGATTGATGAAAGCTCACCTGAGGACAAGAACATGAGCCTTTCATCTGCAACTCCTTCTGAATCCACAGCTGCTGTGGACCATTCATTGGAACCTGGAGATGTAAATCCAATGAGAAAATTGGTTCGTTTGGTCAGTACTTCCACATCTGTAGCCGGTCAGATCAACCTACAGAAATATACCGGACAGTCTGAAAAGCCATCTAAACAGCTTCTTGGTGTCAATACTGACAGACCTGCACAGACACAAGTTGAGCTGGGGCGCAGTGACAATCTGAGGCCAGGGAGCTTGTTTCACAGCAATGTTGAGGAAAATAACACTCTTCCAGTGAGCTTTCAGCCTCTGACCACTGCACCTTCTCAGGAACAGGAAGAACTGATGGTAAATATCAAGGAGAACATATCTGCCAAGCTAAATCCAAAGCACTGGATAGGAGTCTCGACAGAACCCCAATTCTTTAATCAGTCTCCCTTGGCCATTGGTCCTGTCATTACTTCTCTAACAACATCAGGCTCTTCCAATGGACAGACTAGAGGGGCTACAGGATACAATGAGAGAGTAGCAGAAGACAGTCTCTTTACAGCCTCAGAGGTCCAGGATAAAGCACGTCGATTCTTGCAGCCAGACCTGACCCACATCTCCAGACTGGCGGATCTCCAAGACACCTGGACTGAGTCAGGCCATTTGCAACGAG TGGAAGAAGCAAGCATCTTGCCCTTGTCACAGGAGGTGGGCCCAGAGGCAACCATGTCTTCTGAGGACCTGCCTTTGATATTTGCGCCATTCGATGATGTCACCCCCCCCAGGAGCTCCGCACTGGCATTTGAGCTGACTGTCGCCATGGCACCAGTGACAGGGATGCGTGGAGAGGGAGAGCTTGAGCAAGCAGTGTCCATGAATGCGGACCACACTCCATCTGATGCCTCTCTCCTGGGACCGTCTGATTGGCCATCGCCATGGCAGATGTCTGGTGCAGAGAATTCGGATGCTCTTATAACATCTCAAATGCCGATCAACAAACCTTTCTCTGAAGAAGACCCGGAGCATAGTGACAAGACAGAGAACCTACAGA ATGTCATCCCGACTACTATGGGATCACTTCCATTGTCATCTTCACACGCCTTCACTCAGCAAATTACAGACACTGAACCAACTCACTTACCAGAATTAAAACCAAATTCACAACTAGAAGAACTACAGTCTGAAG AGGATGAGGACAAAGAGGATGAAGATGTAGAGGactctgaggaagaggaagaggagattgGGGAGGACCTAA TGCGCAGCTGGGTTGAACTTATAAGAGAAAAG GCTGGCTATGTCTCCGGTATGCTGGCACCTGTTGGCATCGGTATAGCTGGCGCACTACTTATTGTTGGTGCGCTTTACGGCATCAGGATGATCCATCGCAAAAGACGCAACAGCTTCAAACACCAGAGGAGAAAG CAGCCAAGAGAAGTGAGGAATGGACCAGACCAAGCAATGCTATTGGCTGACAGCTCAGAGGATGAACTCTGA